The proteins below are encoded in one region of Taeniopygia guttata chromosome 15, bTaeGut7.mat, whole genome shotgun sequence:
- the TBX3 gene encoding T-box transcription factor TBX3 isoform X1, translating into MNLPMRDPVIPGTSMAYHPFLPHRAPDFAMSAVLGHQPPFFPALALPPNGAAALSLPGALAKPIMDQLVGAAETGIPFSSLGHQAAAHLRPLKTLEPEEEVEDDPKVHLEAKELWEQFHKRGTEMVITKSGRRMFPPFKVRCTGLDKKAKYILLMDIVAADDCRYKFHNSRWMVAGKADPEMPKRMYIHPDSPATGEQWMSKVVTFHKLKLTNNISDKHGFTILNSMHKYQPRFHIVRANDILKLPYSTFRTYVFPETEFIAVTAYQNDKITQLKIDNNPFAKGFRDTGNGRREKRKQLTLQSMRVYDERQKKENPTSDESSNEQTAFKCFAQSSCPAVPAVGTSSLKDLCPSEGDSDADSKDDPLLEGNESGKISTTTAATPAPASSAATAGDDPRDKGGSPSKSHFFPGDSAGSRSRERTEKAPPDSRHSPATISSSTRGGSLSGEELKSPLRDGPKVDENRLLGKEPFTPLTVQTDSTAHLSQGHLQNLGFPPALAGQQFFNPLGNGHPLLLHPGQFAMGGAFSGMAAGMGPLLATVSGASAGVSGLDNTVMATAAAQGLSGASAAALPFHLQQHVLASQGLAMSPFGSLFPYPYTYMAAAAAASSAASSSVHRHPFLSAVRPRLRYSPYPLPVPLADGSSLLTTALPGLAAGSAEAKAAGLSGSPGSVPLDSASDLTSRSSTLSSGSVSLSPKLGADKEAATSELQNIQRLVSGLDPKQDRSRSGSP; encoded by the exons ATGAATTTACCGATGAGAGATCCAGTAATCCCTGGGACAAGCATGGCTTATCATCCCTTTTTACCGCACCGGGCACCGGACTTTGCCATGAGCGCCGTGCTGGGACATCAGCCTCCCTTCTTCCCGGCTCTGGCTTTGCCTCCCAACGGAGCAGCCGCCCTGTCCCTTCCCGGGGCTCTGGCTAAACCCATCATGGATCAGTTAGTGGGGGCTGCAGAGACTGGcattcccttttcctccctggGTCACCAGGCAGCAGCCCATCTGAGGCCTTTAAAAACTCTGGAGCCAGAAGAAGAGGTAGAAGACGATCCGAAAGTGCATCTGGAAGCTAAAGAGCTTTGGGAGCAATTCCATAAAAGAGGCACAGAGATGGTGATTACCAAATCGGGAAG GAGAATGTTTCCTCCATTTAAAGTGAGATGCACTGGACTGGATAAAAAGGCCAAGTACATTTTATTGATGGATATTGTGGCGGCTGATGACTGTAGGTACAAATTCCATAATTCCCGGTGGATGGTAGCCGGCAAGGCTGACCCTGAAATGCCAAAGAGAATGTACATCCACCCGGACAGCCCGGCCACCGGCGAACAATGGATGTCCAAAGTCGTCACCTTTCACAAGCTGAAGCTCACTAATAACATCTCTGACAAGCACGGATTT ACCATTTTAAACTCCATGCACAAGTACCAGCCCCGGTTCCACATCGTCCGAGCCAACGATATCCTCAAGCTTCCTTACAGCACGTTCAGGACCTACGTTTTCCCGGAGACTGAATTCATCGCAGTGACCGCATACCAGAATGATAAG ATCACGCAATTAAAAATTGACAACAATCCCTTTGCCAAAGGTTTTCGGGACACCGGGAatggaagaagggaaaagag GAAGCAGCTGACCCTGCAGTCCATGCGGGTGTACGACGAGAGGCAGAAGAAGGAGAACCCCACCTCGGACGAGTCGTCCAATGAGCAGACGGCCTTCAAGTGCTTTgcccagtcctcctgtcctgccGTGCCTGCTGTGGGCACCTCCAGCCTCAAAG ATCTCTGCCCCAGCGAGGGAGACAGCGATGCAGACAGCAAAGACGATCCCTTGTTAGAAGGAAACGAGTCGGGCAAAATCAGCACGACCACCGCCGCCACCCCAGCGCcggccagctctgctgccaccGCGGGGGACGACCCCCGGGACAAGGGCGGCAGCCCCTCCAAAAGCCACTTCTTCCCCGGGGACTCGGCAGGGAGCCGGAGCCGAGAGAGGACTGAGAAAGCCCCTCCGGACTCCCGGCACAGCCCGGCTACCATCTCTTCCAGCACCCGGGGGGGAAGCCTGAGCGGCGAGGAACTGAAAAGTCCCCTCAGGGATGGCCCCAAAGTAGATGAGAACCGACTGCTGGGGAAAGAGCCCTTCACGCCCCTGACGGTGCAAACCGACAGCACGGCCCACCTGAGCCAGGGACACTTGCAGAACCTCGGctttccccctgccctggccGGCCAGCAGTTCTTCAACCCGCTGGGGAACGGGCACCCGCTGCTGCTGCACCCCGGGCAGTTCGCCATGGGGGGAGCCTTCTCCGGCATGGCCGCGGGCATGGGGCCCCTCCTCGCCACCGTCTCCGGGGCGTCCGCCGGGGTGTCGGGACTGGACAACACGGTCATGGCCACGGCGGCGGCCCAGGGACTCTCGGGAGCATCGGCGGCTGCTTTGCCTTTCCATCTGCAGCAGCACGTCCTGGCTTCACAG GGCCTGGCCATGTCTCCCTTCGGCAGCCTTTTCCCCTACCCCTACACCTacatggcggcggcggccgccgcctccAGCGCCGCTTCCAGCTCGGTGCACCGGCACCCGTTCCTGAGCGCCGTGCGGCCGCGGCTCCGCTACAGCCCCTACCCGCTGCCCGTGCCCCTGGCGGACGGCAGCAGCCTCCTCACCACCGCCCTGCCCGGCCTGGCCGCCGGCTCCGCAGAGGCCAAGGCGGCCGGGCTGAGCGGCAGCCCCGGCTCCGTGCCCCTGGACTCCGCCTCGGACCTCACCAGCCGCTCCTCCACCCTCTCGTCCGgctccgtgtccctgtcccccaagCTGGGCGCGGACAAGGAGGCGGCCACCAGCGAACTGCAGAACATCCAGCGCCTGGTCAGCGGGCTCGACCCCAAGCAGGACAGATCCCGCAGCGGCTCCCCGTAA
- the TBX3 gene encoding T-box transcription factor TBX3 isoform X2, with protein sequence MRDQRAPNGPLLFRNGRERRMFPPFKVRCTGLDKKAKYILLMDIVAADDCRYKFHNSRWMVAGKADPEMPKRMYIHPDSPATGEQWMSKVVTFHKLKLTNNISDKHGFTILNSMHKYQPRFHIVRANDILKLPYSTFRTYVFPETEFIAVTAYQNDKITQLKIDNNPFAKGFRDTGNGRREKRKQLTLQSMRVYDERQKKENPTSDESSNEQTAFKCFAQSSCPAVPAVGTSSLKDLCPSEGDSDADSKDDPLLEGNESGKISTTTAATPAPASSAATAGDDPRDKGGSPSKSHFFPGDSAGSRSRERTEKAPPDSRHSPATISSSTRGGSLSGEELKSPLRDGPKVDENRLLGKEPFTPLTVQTDSTAHLSQGHLQNLGFPPALAGQQFFNPLGNGHPLLLHPGQFAMGGAFSGMAAGMGPLLATVSGASAGVSGLDNTVMATAAAQGLSGASAAALPFHLQQHVLASQGLAMSPFGSLFPYPYTYMAAAAAASSAASSSVHRHPFLSAVRPRLRYSPYPLPVPLADGSSLLTTALPGLAAGSAEAKAAGLSGSPGSVPLDSASDLTSRSSTLSSGSVSLSPKLGADKEAATSELQNIQRLVSGLDPKQDRSRSGSP encoded by the exons ATGAGAGATCAGAGAGCCCCAAATGGGCCTTTGCTGTTTAGGAATGGCAGAGAGAG GAGAATGTTTCCTCCATTTAAAGTGAGATGCACTGGACTGGATAAAAAGGCCAAGTACATTTTATTGATGGATATTGTGGCGGCTGATGACTGTAGGTACAAATTCCATAATTCCCGGTGGATGGTAGCCGGCAAGGCTGACCCTGAAATGCCAAAGAGAATGTACATCCACCCGGACAGCCCGGCCACCGGCGAACAATGGATGTCCAAAGTCGTCACCTTTCACAAGCTGAAGCTCACTAATAACATCTCTGACAAGCACGGATTT ACCATTTTAAACTCCATGCACAAGTACCAGCCCCGGTTCCACATCGTCCGAGCCAACGATATCCTCAAGCTTCCTTACAGCACGTTCAGGACCTACGTTTTCCCGGAGACTGAATTCATCGCAGTGACCGCATACCAGAATGATAAG ATCACGCAATTAAAAATTGACAACAATCCCTTTGCCAAAGGTTTTCGGGACACCGGGAatggaagaagggaaaagag GAAGCAGCTGACCCTGCAGTCCATGCGGGTGTACGACGAGAGGCAGAAGAAGGAGAACCCCACCTCGGACGAGTCGTCCAATGAGCAGACGGCCTTCAAGTGCTTTgcccagtcctcctgtcctgccGTGCCTGCTGTGGGCACCTCCAGCCTCAAAG ATCTCTGCCCCAGCGAGGGAGACAGCGATGCAGACAGCAAAGACGATCCCTTGTTAGAAGGAAACGAGTCGGGCAAAATCAGCACGACCACCGCCGCCACCCCAGCGCcggccagctctgctgccaccGCGGGGGACGACCCCCGGGACAAGGGCGGCAGCCCCTCCAAAAGCCACTTCTTCCCCGGGGACTCGGCAGGGAGCCGGAGCCGAGAGAGGACTGAGAAAGCCCCTCCGGACTCCCGGCACAGCCCGGCTACCATCTCTTCCAGCACCCGGGGGGGAAGCCTGAGCGGCGAGGAACTGAAAAGTCCCCTCAGGGATGGCCCCAAAGTAGATGAGAACCGACTGCTGGGGAAAGAGCCCTTCACGCCCCTGACGGTGCAAACCGACAGCACGGCCCACCTGAGCCAGGGACACTTGCAGAACCTCGGctttccccctgccctggccGGCCAGCAGTTCTTCAACCCGCTGGGGAACGGGCACCCGCTGCTGCTGCACCCCGGGCAGTTCGCCATGGGGGGAGCCTTCTCCGGCATGGCCGCGGGCATGGGGCCCCTCCTCGCCACCGTCTCCGGGGCGTCCGCCGGGGTGTCGGGACTGGACAACACGGTCATGGCCACGGCGGCGGCCCAGGGACTCTCGGGAGCATCGGCGGCTGCTTTGCCTTTCCATCTGCAGCAGCACGTCCTGGCTTCACAG GGCCTGGCCATGTCTCCCTTCGGCAGCCTTTTCCCCTACCCCTACACCTacatggcggcggcggccgccgcctccAGCGCCGCTTCCAGCTCGGTGCACCGGCACCCGTTCCTGAGCGCCGTGCGGCCGCGGCTCCGCTACAGCCCCTACCCGCTGCCCGTGCCCCTGGCGGACGGCAGCAGCCTCCTCACCACCGCCCTGCCCGGCCTGGCCGCCGGCTCCGCAGAGGCCAAGGCGGCCGGGCTGAGCGGCAGCCCCGGCTCCGTGCCCCTGGACTCCGCCTCGGACCTCACCAGCCGCTCCTCCACCCTCTCGTCCGgctccgtgtccctgtcccccaagCTGGGCGCGGACAAGGAGGCGGCCACCAGCGAACTGCAGAACATCCAGCGCCTGGTCAGCGGGCTCGACCCCAAGCAGGACAGATCCCGCAGCGGCTCCCCGTAA